A genomic window from Leptospiraceae bacterium includes:
- a CDS encoding type II secretion system protein GspG yields the protein MKDIFLLFIKLYIFINIFLILSDEILLKDYVPPCNLDTVALKLKKDSLELSMHLERYHAAYGHYPSEKQGLRALIEIPKFDKIPENYKPMIKNRSAILDPWGTPYILKFKTNSDDFMIVTLGKNKIPGGKGKNMDFNILKGIPKAYYTLERSKQFFNIVFFPFLLLSKIQDD from the coding sequence ATGAAAGATATATTTTTACTTTTTATAAAGTTGTATATATTCATTAATATATTTCTTATTTTATCTGATGAAATCTTACTAAAAGACTATGTTCCTCCTTGCAACTTGGATACTGTAGCTTTAAAACTCAAAAAAGACTCTTTAGAGTTATCTATGCATTTAGAAAGATATCATGCTGCTTATGGACATTACCCTTCTGAAAAGCAGGGCTTAAGAGCCCTCATCGAAATACCAAAATTCGACAAAATTCCTGAGAATTATAAACCCATGATTAAAAATCGATCTGCTATCCTTGATCCCTGGGGAACACCTTACATTCTAAAATTTAAAACTAATTCAGATGATTTTATGATAGTAACATTAGGAAAAAATAAAATTCCAGGAGGAAAAGGGAAAAATATGGATTTTAATATTTTAAAAGGTATTCCAAAAGCCTACTATACTCTTGAGAGGTCAAAACAGTTTTTTAATATTGTATTTTTTCCTTTTCTATTACTTTCCAAGATACAGGATGATTAA
- a CDS encoding virulence RhuM family protein, protein MEANNSEIIIYQTEDGETKVEVQFSEETAWLSIAQMVELFGRDKSVISRHIKNIFTEGELEKSATVANLATVQKEGERDVERTIDYYNLDVIISVGYRVKSHRGTQFRIWATNRLKEYIIKGFAMDDERLKRGGGGNYFDELISRIRDIRSSEKVFWRKVLDIYATSVDYSSSEEISQKFFSTIQNKMHWASHQHTAAEIIESRADSDKAFMGLTSWEGKKIRKSDVGVAKNYLKKEEIEALNLIVSLFLDFAELQAKNRRVMYMKDWLQKLDDFLKISDREILTHAGKVSHDMALKKAFSEYEKYRKKEISYKSRVEIDFEKSVEKIKKLENGK, encoded by the coding sequence ATGGAAGCAAATAATTCCGAGATAATTATATATCAGACTGAAGACGGAGAAACAAAAGTAGAAGTTCAATTTTCTGAAGAAACAGCCTGGCTATCTATTGCTCAGATGGTTGAGCTTTTTGGAAGAGACAAGTCTGTAATCTCAAGGCATATAAAAAATATATTTACAGAAGGTGAGCTTGAAAAAAGTGCAACTGTTGCAAATTTAGCAACAGTTCAAAAAGAAGGCGAGCGTGATGTTGAGAGAACTATTGATTATTACAATCTTGATGTAATTATTTCTGTAGGCTATCGGGTAAAATCTCATAGGGGAACTCAATTCCGAATTTGGGCTACTAATCGTTTAAAAGAGTATATCATCAAAGGTTTTGCAATGGATGATGAAAGGCTTAAACGTGGTGGAGGAGGAAATTATTTCGACGAGCTAATTTCTCGGATTCGGGATATTCGTTCTTCCGAAAAAGTTTTTTGGAGAAAGGTTTTAGATATTTATGCTACGAGCGTAGACTATAGTTCAAGTGAAGAAATTTCACAAAAGTTCTTTTCTACGATACAGAACAAAATGCATTGGGCAAGTCACCAGCACACAGCAGCAGAAATAATAGAATCAAGAGCAGATTCAGATAAAGCATTCATGGGACTAACTTCCTGGGAAGGGAAAAAAATTAGAAAGTCTGACGTGGGAGTAGCCAAGAACTATTTAAAAAAAGAAGAAATCGAAGCCCTAAATTTGATTGTGTCTCTGTTCTTAGATTTTGCTGAATTGCAGGCGAAGAATAGAAGAGTAATGTATATGAAAGACTGGCTACAAAAGTTAGATGATTTCTTAAAGATTAGCGACAGAGAAATTTTGACTCATGCAGGAAAAGTGTCTCATGATATGGCTCTTAAAAAAGCGTTTTCTGAGTATGAGAAATATAGAAAGAAAGAGATATCTTACAAGTCCAGGGTTGAAATCGATTTTGAAAAATCTGTAGAAAAGATAAAGAAGTTGGAGAATGGAAAATAA
- a CDS encoding KilA-N domain-containing protein, which produces MPKVNVQGNQISIISIDKQDYISITDMLKAKDGDFFISDWLRNRNTVEFLGIWEKVFNPNFNYGEYAIIRSQAGLNNYKISVKEWTKKTNAIGLVAKTGRYGGTYAHKDIAFEFGMWISPEFKIYLIKEFQRLKEAEKEKLGWDIKRNLAAINYHIHTDAIKNNLIPKKLSGKEISFVYANEADLLNMALFGTTAKEWRERNPDKTGNIRDFANASQLVCLSNLENLNALFIKDGISQNERLKKLNDIAIEQMRILMNVKFKELE; this is translated from the coding sequence ATGCCAAAAGTAAATGTCCAGGGAAACCAGATTTCAATCATATCCATCGACAAGCAGGATTATATTTCAATCACAGACATGCTGAAAGCCAAGGATGGTGATTTCTTCATCTCCGATTGGCTTAGAAATAGAAATACTGTAGAATTCTTAGGAATATGGGAGAAGGTTTTTAACCCGAACTTTAATTACGGCGAATACGCCATAATTAGAAGTCAGGCTGGTTTGAATAATTATAAAATCAGCGTGAAAGAATGGACAAAGAAAACAAATGCAATAGGACTCGTCGCCAAAACGGGTAGATATGGTGGAACTTATGCTCATAAAGACATTGCTTTTGAATTTGGAATGTGGATAAGTCCTGAATTCAAAATTTATCTTATCAAAGAATTTCAAAGGCTTAAAGAAGCAGAAAAAGAAAAGCTGGGATGGGACATTAAAAGAAACCTTGCTGCTATCAATTACCATATACATACCGATGCTATTAAAAATAACCTGATACCCAAAAAACTTTCCGGAAAGGAAATTAGCTTTGTATACGCAAACGAAGCGGACCTTCTAAATATGGCTCTTTTCGGAACCACTGCAAAAGAATGGAGGGAAAGAAACCCGGATAAAACCGGGAATATCAGAGACTTTGCAAATGCCTCACAGCTCGTCTGTTTATCTAACCTCGAAAACCTGAATGCTCTCTTTATTAAAGATGGAATCTCTCAGAATGAACGGCTGAAGAAATTAAATGACATTGCTATTGAACAAATGCGAATCCTGATGAATGTGAAGTTCAAAGAACTGGAATAA